The genome window TCCTGACAGAGTAGTCGATGTGGACCTTGATGTCATTTTGTCTCCTGACGGCCACCGTAGACTCTGattcagagagggagagttcaggtgttcaggtgttcagTCAGCTGCAGTCTAAGgtctcaccactagatgtcagtgaATCCTGTCGTGTGACTGAGCTCAGTAGAAACAGATCAGACTGAAGTCTCACACTCGTGTGTGAATCAGATGTTACGTGTGTGTGAAGCTGTCGTTGTGTTGCAGGAGATCTTCGGTCCAGTTCTGACGGTTTATGTTTATCCAGAGAAGGAGTACAGAGAGGTTCTGCAGCTGATCGACAGCACGTCTCCGTACGCTCTGACAGGAGCTGTGTTCGCTCAGGACCAGTAAGACTTCATGTTTCTGATCTCTGAGTCTCCAGGCTGACCCACCTGAGTCAGCTGactcacctgcagcaggtgttCCTGTCTCTGACCGTGTCTCTGTTACAGGAAGGTGATCGAGGAGGCCGCCGTCGTCCTCAGAAACGCTGCTGGGAACTACTACGTCAACGATAAATCCACCGGCTCCATCGTCGCTCAGCAGCCGTTTGGTGGAGCCAGAGCTTCAGGTGAGAGTGGTTTACCTGTCCTCCCGGTGTCTCCAGGTGACGACAGATGATCAGTGATTCAACCTGTGAACTTTGCTCTGCGTCCAGGTACGAATGACAAACCCGGAGGTCCTCACTACGTCCTGAGGTGGACGTCCCCGCAGGTGGTGAAGCAGACCCACGTCCCCCTCAGAGAGTGGAGGTACCCCTACATGGGCTGAGTCCAGGACTGAAGCCTGCTCGTCCAATCAGagccctccctcctcccccctcatcAGCTGATCGTCCAATCAcctgcaacaaacacactgatagaCACTGATCaatgaaaggaagagagagtcTCCTTGTCCTGAATCTTAGTCTCCCACTGTCCCTCTGAGAAGCTTTGCActgaacctggacctggacctggaccggcacctggacctggacctgatTGTATTCTGGATGAggatcagcagcagagagagtgtCTTCCATCCAGAtgtttgagctgctgtttgtcctcagaaacacagtttataaatacatcagtgttttaatctgtggaaacatttaattaactgattCATTAACTAATTAATTGATATTTTCTTCAGTCTGTCACAGTAAACTGACAAAGACGAGACACGATGAGACTGTGGGAAActgatgaacatttttcactgttttctgatgtttcacagtcaatcaatgaatcaatgaatcaatcagttaatcagttaatctGTTGAATAGTGAAAGTGTGGAGCTGCCTCGTGACGATCACACTGATCTGTTTTAGCTGCTGCTTCGTTAACtcattaactttattttgactgacatttaaacataaaaacataaaaacctgttttagttcagttcagttagtTTCTTTAGTCTCAGAGTTAAACTGAATCTTTGAATCTGATGAATCATGAATCAATAGAAACCTGGAAAACAGTTCAGGTCAGTGAGTTTGATGGTGTTAGCGTTGAACAGATGTCAGAGCCGATGTTTCCTCTGttatgtgtttgttgtgttgctgtgttaaCGTCTGAACCACAGCTCATCATCAGTCTCACGCTGTCTCAGACGTCCagagacagtttttattttctgctgctttgtttgaaTCTTTAGCTGAAAACAGAAGATTTCTTTTCAGAACCGTCTGCCTTAATAactgcacactcacacaatttgaaataataaatatttaattattgaTACGAGATGTGAGCGTCTTatcacacacctgaacacacctgtagATCTGATCTAGTGTGACCTCACTTCCTGTGGATGTCATGATCTCTGACatcctttcagaataaagctcagtatcacagtgatcTGCTGACGACAGGAGCTGATCCCAGATcagaccaggactgagactCTGGTCTGGATCCAGGATGAGTCCTGTCACACCTTCAGAGGAGGTTTATTACAGCTGCTCAggaagtctgtctgtctgtctgtctgtctgtttgtctcacacacttcacaacaacaacaggctgCACAAtaaaacctcacacacacacacacacacacacacagacacacacactgggctCGGAGCCATGGAGACACGTTGTTtggtgtgtgcagtgtgttgttgtatAGGGGGGTGGAGTCTTTTCTTTgtggatgggggggggggtcctctggaatgtgtgtgtgtgtgaaccaaaCGATGTGTGTGATTTCCACACTGAGCtctgaagattatctgatgaactaaacctggATCAGAAACCTGCTAACgtcaggttggactacagaaacgcatcatcactgtgggactgtgTGATCAGCGAACCACAGATACTGATTCAAATCTCACATCATCAACACACAAAGATTAAAGTTGTTAAAAtcaataatgttaatgttatacTGTGTTATACTCAGAGTAttacagtacttttactttacgTTGTTGAAATGATGTTTTCAGTCAGGTTAGTTCATCGGCCTCTGGCAGCAGGTGTTGGACcacgtggtggtggtggtggtgggggggacTCTGGGTAATTGTGTTTAATTGACTGAACTCTCTGAAGGAGGCTGTAAACTGACCtggagtcagtgtgtgtctcagtctgtgtgtgtgtgtgtgtgtgtgtgtgtgtgagcagctgaacatctgcagcagctgctcacagagacacaggaaggTTCCCAGGTAATAAAGTGGAGGGAGCCTCTGGTGGGGGGGGCTCTGTACCTTCACCTCCCCCCGCTCAGTTAACCAGGAGGTAATAGCTGCCTCTCTCCTGGTGGCTCGGCCTCGcccactggcctcagactgtgGGAAAGCTGCTCCTGCCTGGGACTCATGGCTTTGTGATGCTAATGTGGCCTATAAATAGAGGAGAGGGCTCCTCGGTCCATCACAGCTCACTCTGCTCCACCATGGCTCCGACCAACACCACACACTGTCCCCTCTCACTGCTCTCCaccaaagacagacacaaagtaagtcctgctctgcagcctctcctccctctctccgtctctgtgtCTCCGTCAGCTCCGTCCTCTCCACGTCTTCCTGacctccttcctcttctgtctgCAGCTCAGGAAACCGCAGGTGGAGAAGATGCGCAGAGATCGCATCAACGGCTGCATCGAGCAGCTCAaggtcctgctggaggaggagttCCGCCGACAGGACCCCAACGCCAAGCTGGAGAAGGCCGACGTGCTGGAGATGACCGTGGCGTTCCTGAAGCGCCGCCTGCGGCCGACCAGCCCCGACACCCACGGATACTCCCGCTGCTGGGACGAGACGCTGCGCTTCCTGTCCCAGGACTCCCTGAAGGAGGCCACGCTGCACCTGCAGCACCTCCACCCTGCTGCCGCCACAGGACCCAACCTCTGCTCCTCCCACGGCCACGTCCAGGCTGCAGGGAAGCAGCTGCCCCCCCCAACAG of Lates calcarifer isolate ASB-BC8 linkage group LG12, TLL_Latcal_v3, whole genome shotgun sequence contains these proteins:
- the LOC108890679 gene encoding transcription factor HES-5-like, producing MLMWPINRGEGSSVHHSSLCSTMAPTNTTHCPLSLLSTKDRHKLRKPQVEKMRRDRINGCIEQLKVLLEEEFRRQDPNAKLEKADVLEMTVAFLKRRLRPTSPDTHGYSRCWDETLRFLSQDSLKEATLHLQHLHPAAATGPNLCSSHGHVQAAGKQLPPPTESCGGPGRGSGSEGPGLDQRVWVRGSWSRSEGLGQRVLVWSEGPGLDQRVLVWRVFTV